A part of Toxotes jaculatrix isolate fToxJac2 chromosome 24, fToxJac2.pri, whole genome shotgun sequence genomic DNA contains:
- the xirp2a gene encoding xin actin-binding repeat-containing protein 2 isoform X1 — protein MEIQSGNGEEVAASVVSATSGFLSRSPSGPQVEASGDPVLREDLQAAKRIEKFDIPLDSLKRMFEKPAVEHTEVTAIHTFPSKRAMSSSLTRADPSTHPTMASPQDTAPSAGSPGRSRSGRPEERALSAEDQEAEPVSVKERLAMYQAAVSKKETSSSSSAAMMDESEACSLPGGLASVKRQFENQEFASSSSQSSVTQYHFQQKTVQEMSSSSEVTVRSSAREVIPTTDLFHNQQEVVHDQRTHHNNVAGSYGNHYNETVMLVGGEDLPKVSTQALKQQYEKTIEEAAPAKEIKVDVDFNQFQWAPISQSSKASAMTSYDTSSTVKTATASSVVSASSVAYEATDHFPPLPSHLMQVSQEVPESAISSQPPQESAPQQKHTVSKEQYFKHKSMAELKRLYKHIHPEVRKNLEADFTSQLSEAEKKDFESEEIVGDVQQACYIFENDGNNSSRSSSPDRESLEWDEILKGEVQSMRWMFENKPLDTIKDDTPDENEVKNIAQQEIIAGKDVRYTAWMFETQLMDALGTETQNSTEQSQKSTDLARGDVRTATWLFETQPLDYLNKIYQEDEQETDDVVTKDITGGDVKTARYLFETQHLDSLGKTETIEESHFLNLKSELEEIKGDVKTTTRMFETQPMCVIRGDSGEMLEITTIRREETEKGDVKTSRWMFETQPLDMINKDPTKVKLICSISMEDNIQGGVNKGRWLFETKTLDTIKDEEWESSRKQKEEIIGADVRKHCLVFETQPMDTLKDNTNAQPLPSEEIVGGDVQSTKHLFETVPMENLKELLEVGKLKKMVASEEEKGDVRHQKWVFESQPLENIREEKKEITRTVNIEALDKGDVTNYKERFESMDLSKCEGTQKIQVEGVTSGSVKSNRVLFECTPMYAMQDSSGHYHEVRTVRREEIVKGDVRSCRWMFETRPIDEFDDSISKFQIIKGISKQEIESGDVKTAKWLFETQQLDAIKFFSNSEDEEHKTKQDVEIEKGDVKTCRWLFETQPMDVLYEKVEKSEADVEEVQKGDVKTCTWLFETQALDNIRDHTESESETILKTCTVKQEDIQGKDVRLARFLFETENLENITGEDSGSFRRVTEIDIQSGDVSRMKYIFENRSSDIMSSTSEEMMQRLKTQQAEDIQRGNVVNCTWMFENQPIDAIRDDATEVRETRTVTDVQGGDVDKGRFIFETYSLDEIKEESTETDISKITSIFRNEMEKGDVKNYTMMFETQPLYAIRDKEGHYHEVTTVTKEEIMRGDVVGARWLFETKPLDSIRDSEEVYVIKAVTEEGISKGSVGSARWKFETQPLDEITEEIKERSKTVADIQGGDVKTNKQRFETDEMSQKYIRTVSVSEIQKGDVRSATWMFETRTIDEIHGEGAEYDGMERVTKEEVMKGDVKQSVWLFEKQPLDSIKETDGTEFVVTKEEIPQADVKTTTWLFETTPFHEFNENSVEKTEIIGKSIKETLEELYSQKMVDSQGILIETDEIGDVRMAKYKLMNQEAPQIQKEEVIRGDLSNIMMNLLNRRETTERGITIDKEERGNINTTVQQLFNQEKGINVEKEEIIRGDIQEAINNLLKNEGSSKRGILIQEDEKGDVRMTIYSLLNKGERASMEKEDIIHGNVSKTLHRLLSNSGGEDSKKIKIGDTERGNVSFYSTCIESGALDYLKQLQDESDEAQEKVEKEHIIGGDIEETKILLRKNQQEIGRTVAEDDIVPGDVHSIVKVFMTEPTVTYRNLEKSDIVKGDLSAALDSLTQAINQKVVIEKEEVVKGDIPTTLRSLEEAQHQAKEMEKPEIVRGDIRSALESLEKSASTKMEVTVEDLVPGDIKGTLKSLEDAKQAVKEVEKEEIVKGDIHTAMQSLHEASNEKKIYQHQVSEQGDVKATIQLLLEPTTSPRTQRRGSIEGDVKTSIKSLYEGQETTQVEKEEVVKGDVQGAIKCLMQRKQYSNPKRMHPPKKAKVPVKNPLPAKQGEHECLHEAKSESVAVNPAPAVKNLSQSGESQKHTQRHNESKSVKTQVITQEGHSVTVAKTDNTTGASQQKSIKEQKQKALPPQKIQAPKPIMIKNKQMTNNDQTETGAADASVMKDKQKTSQTSVSNKQICEAKTIKQVQTTVTEKTVVHKQNVTVSEQTSTSQKQTENKALAQKQSFKNTKSDHSNPGARGKGAIKKAKPEIHFPPPPSSPPPSSESELSLPPPPSPVLETPAFPSSRPYTMMQESDLPPPPPPPPPPMECVKSEPEFFPPPPPPPPPPSSVGGQDFLPPPPSQQELNALPQPPPAKLGKPIGRPLFKVPKQPETQKQPIQVKPKWQKKQPTPPPPPPPPQLPPEQETTVSTDHKEEAKVQEVKKGITQQLETSKQIHSESTAVSATKTANIPAVKPMQKEGKAFVPPIKLPPPPDPAPAPKARPYARKFKTPLMLAEEKYRQQRIEKEELEKSKVTTPTSPPVNMLASAASAEPSAAQSTEKEVATEVTKAKIEEAKTISKDEILAQQSPAKKTSSQIPLSSKPLISVVNKKSAPGSPNVSSQKKHVASEHSSEKILASTDAVKKSQTAAKHQTVSVSQSHHEASNTEVQSCSSVVTSSVAEQQQFIKKSSARSITATQSAVQENVYLQSQAAVTLKAEDVKNINVPPTQEGKMSPSQPTKIPKVTPSFKVKTFKMPMEKREEKCDSLGQKDAMKCEMHLQQEKSNVSQRSETKVSQESRELTSARAEMKTEIKGREKKSQVTPPAKEAEAEVHVKKGKQVHRNETEVKLSPSVTVLMPTVTKITSAEIHQGQGQVSVSHSQQSMKTEHIQRHEEAVVTESGVRQSLQRQEAAQTQAQQIKQQAVETNKMQMKVGKSKGEAKYVSVKGTEKMTHEDEARSEEITDLEKCNVMQKLLTQLRDLEGTPSKMDSNGVRMIISEIPEWVMGSDEKKNLSEIAKQQSKKKLKEMAVYMKNIIQTKLTFLEETLTAVEKQGEDEKEDAPPPVPPKPDKRVFSSATAKISKVNIGLSKTETKVVEEKKSLQESKVHQELSEAADRRVSSPLASIRTPSPTFISIESRRVDSPLRVTPSPPPYKSVGTPPPPPRKSYTPTSTFSRATPSPTLSRSEKLMKLRDTTSKLSRGLTPPPPMPVPECFAAEREQPSPFSDRETPIEKNEQGLVDVTEMVDSMMTVKDKKSFFEEAQKAEVNRTYIRKDPIDIPERLGPDTEEVAETVTVDLLKEDLPKVDLSKLVNRFESPKPRVYARKEPIVIAERLGSDTEDAEAEAHPTRTEEIPTLNVKAIKDVFETGEHSSQAARELREQIERREPESAYSEPVGHSEMTSVTEQFCSVDDFGNMTREMRSEMHSGSSLTRGNPPSYADVVRGKVPTVAVPPEASTEELLRNFQQSWAESQGVFQNLGFSVTEQRTSQIVTHQQETVVTENSNSRVRTVQGVSEEGVPHGIADRRQTKLP, from the exons GAAATGTCAAGCTCCTCAGAGGTGACGGTGAGAAGCAGTGCCAGAGAGGTCATCCCCACCACTGACCTCTTTCACAATCAGCAAGAG GTGGTCCATGATCAAAGAACCCACCATAACAATGTGGCCGGCAGTTATGGGAACCATTACAATGAAACAG TTATGCTCGTCGGAGGAGAGGACCTACCAAAGGTTTCCACTCAGGCTTTGAAGCAGCAGTATGAAAAAACGATTGAGGAAGCTGCACCAGCCAAGGAAATTAAG GTTGATGTGGATTTCAACCAGTTTCAGTGGGCGCCAATAAGCCAGTCCTCCAAAGCTTCAGCAATGACAAGCTATGACACTTCCTCCACTGTAAAGACCGCCACTGCCTCATCAGTAGTGTCAGCCTCGTCGGTGGCTTATGAGGCGACAGACCATTTCCCTCCCCTACCCTCACACCTAATGCAAGTATCACAGGAAGTCCCAGAGTCCGCTATCTCTTCCCAGCCTCCCCAGGAGTCAGCCCCCCAACAGAAGCACACTGTTAGTAAGGAACAATACTTTAAACACAAGAGCATGGCTGAACTAAAACGCCTCTATAAGCACATCCATCCAGAGGTCCGCAAGAACCTCGAAGCAGACTTCACGAGCCAGCTCAGTGAGGCAGAAAAGAAGGACTTTGAAAGTGAGGAAATTGTGGGTGATGTCCAGCAGGCATGctacatttttgaaaatgatgGCAACAACTCGAGTAGAAGCTCAAGCCCTGACAGAGAGTCCTTGGAGTGGGACGAGATCCTTAAAGGTGAAGTGCAATCCATGCGCTGGATGTTCGAAAACAAGCCACTAGATACCATCAAAGATGACACCCCAGATGAGAACGAGGTAAAAAATATTGCCCAGCAGGAAATCATTGCTGGCAAAGATGTCAGATACACAGCTTGGATGTTTGAGACTCAGCTTATGGACGCTTTAGGGACAGAGACTCAGAATTCAACTGAGCAGTCGCAGAAATCGACCGATCTTGCGAGAGGAGATGTTCGCACTGCGACATGGCTTTTTGAGACGCAGCCGCTGGATTATCTGAATAAGATCTACCAAGAAGACGAGCAGGAGACAGATGATGTTGTCACAAAAGACATCACCGGAGGAGACGTCAAAACCGCCAGGTATCTCTTTGAGACTCAGCATCTAGATTCCCTCGGAAAAACAGAAACCATCGAGGAAAGCCACTTCCTGAACCTGAAGTCTGAGCTGGAGGAGATTAAGGGGGACGTGAAGACAACCACCCGCATGTTTGAGACCCAGCCCATGTGTGTCATCAGGGGGGATTCAGGAGAGATGCTGGAGATCACCACCATCCGAAGGGAGGAAACTGAGAAAGGAGACGTAAAGACATCCCGCTGGATGTTTGAAACCCAGCCTCTGGATATGATCAACAAAGACCCTACTAAGGTGAAACTGATATGCAGTATTTCCATGGAGGACAACATTCAAGGCGGCGTGAACAAAGGCAGATGGCTTTTTGAGACAAAGACCCTTGACACCATCAAGGACGAGGAATGGGAGAGTTCCAGGAAGCAAAAGGAAGAAATAATTGGAGCTGATGTGAGGAAACACTGTCTGGTTTTCGAGACTCAGCCTATGGATACTCTGAAAGACAACACCAATGCTCAACCTTTACCCTCTGAGGAGATTGTAGGAGGTGATGTTCAATCAACAAAACATCTGTTTGAAACAGTACCCATGGAAAATCTGAAAGAACTGCTTGAAGTGGGGAAACTTAAGAAAATGGTtgcatctgaagaagaaaagggtGACGTGAGACATCAGAAGTGGGTGTTTGAAAGCCAGCCTCTGGAGAATataagggaggagaagaaggagattACAAGAACTGTGAACATTGAAGCCCTCGACAAAGGAGATGTGACGAACTATAAGGAACGGTTTGAAAGTATGGATTTGAGCAAGTGTGAAGGAACACAGAAAATTCAAGTTGAAGGTGTCACGAGTGGATCTGTCAAATCCAACAGAGTTCTGTTTGAATGCACCCCGATGTATGCAATGCAAGACAGCTCTGGCCATTACCATGAGGTGAGGACCGTGAGGCGTGAGGAGATTGTGAAGGGGGATGTGCGCAGCTGTAGATGGATGTTTGAAACGCGGCCTATTGATGAGTTTGATGACAGCATCAGTAAGTTCCAAATCATTAAAGGTATATCCAAACAGGAGATCGAATCAGGGGACGTCAAAACAGCCAAGTGGTTGTTTGAAACTCAGCAACTTGATGCCATTAAATTTTTCAGTAATTCTGAGGATGAAGAACATAAAACTAAGCAGGATGTTGAAATAGAAAAAGGAGATGTTAAGACCTGTAGGTGGCTATTTGAGACTCAGCCCATGGATGTTCTGTATGAAAAGGTGGAAAAGAGTGAGGCTGATGTCGAGGAAGTGCAGAAAGGAGATGTCAAAACGTGCACGTGGCTCTTTGAGACCCAGGCACTTGACAACATCCGTGATCATACCGAGTCTGAGTCCGAGACCATTCTGAAAACCTGCACCGTAAAGCAAGAAGACATCCAAGGAAAAGACGTGCGACTGGCTCGCTTCCTCTTTGAAACCGAGAATCTTGAAAACATCACAGGCGAGGACAGCGGTTCTTTCAGGAGAGTTACGGAAATTGACATCCAGTCAGGCGACGTTTCCAGAATGAAATACATCTTTGAGAATCGCTCCTCAGACATTATGAGCTCCACCTCTGAGGAAATGATGCAGAGGCTGAAGACGCAGCAGGCCGAGGACATCCAGAGGGGAAACGTGGTCAACTGCACCTGGATGTTTGAGAACCAACCGATTGATGCCATCCGTGATGACGCCACAGAGGTGAGGGAAACTCGCACTGTGACTGACGTGCAGGGGGGCGACGTTGACAAAGGCCGTTTCATTTTTGAGACATACTCTCTGGATGAAATTAAAGAGGAGTCCACGGAGACTGATATTTCAAAAATCACAAGTATCTTTcgaaatgaaatggaaaagggAGATGTAAAAAATTACACCATGATGTTTGAAACTCAGCCGCTGTATGCCATCCGTGACAAGGAGGGCCATTATCATGAAGTAACTACAGTTACCAAGGAAGAAATCATGAGAGGAGATGTGGTGGGGGCCCGATGGCTGTTTGAAACAAAGCCGCTGGATTCAATTAGAGATTCAGAGGAGGTCTATGTTATTAAAGCTGTGACTGAGGAAGGCATCAGCAAAGGAAGCGTCGGCTCTGCCAGATGGAAGTTTGAAACTCAACCTCTGGATGAaattacagaggaaataaaagaaaggtcAAAAACAGTTGCTGATATCCAAGGCGGCGATGTGAAGACAAACAAGCAGCGATTCGAGACTGATGAGATGTCACAGAAATACATCAGAACCGTTAGCGTGAGTGAAATCCAAAAGGGCGACGTCAGATCTGCCACATGGATGTTTGAAACCCGCACAATAGATGAGATCCATGGCGAAGGCGCTGAGTATGATGGCATGGAAAGAGTGACAAAAGAGGAAGTAATGAAAGGGGATGTCAAACAGTCTGTGTGGCTCTTTGAGAAGCAGCCCCTTGACAGTATCAAAGAGACTGATGGCACAGAGTTTGTTGTGACAAAGGAGGAAATCCCACAGGCCGATGTGAAGACGACAACATGGCTATTTGAAACCACCCCGTTCCACGAATTCAACGAGAACAGCGTGGAGAAGACGGAAATAATAGGCAAAAGTATCAAAGAGACACTTGAGGAGCTTTACAGTCAGAAAATGGTGGACTCACAAGGTATTCTCATCGAGACAGATGAGATTGGTGATGTCCGCATGGCGAAGTATAAACTCATGAACCAGGAGGCTCCACAAATCCAAAAAGAGGAGGTTATCAGAGGGGATCTGAGCAACATAATGATGAACCTCCTGAACCGCAGAGAGACCACTGAGAGGGGGATAACTATTGACAAGGAAGAGCGGGGGAACATCaacaccacagtgcagcagCTATTCAACCAGGAAAAGGGAATCAATGttgaaaaagaggaaattatCCGCGGTGACATTCAAGAGGCCATAAACAATCTGCTGAAGAATGAGGGCTCCTCCAAGCGTGGCATTCTGATTCAGGAGGATGAGAAAGGAGACGTGAGGATGACTATCTATTCCCTCTTAAATAAGGGTGAGAGGGCCAGCATGGAGAAAGAGGATATCATTCATGGGAATGTCAGCAAGACTCTTCATCGCCTTCTCTCCAACTCAGGTGGAGAAGACTCTAAAAAGATAAAGATTGGAGACACAGAAAGGGGTAATGTCAGCTTTTACTCCACGTGCATTGAGTCTGGAGCCCTGGATTACCTGAAACAGCTTCAGGACGAGTCTGATGAAGCCCAGGAAAAGGTGGAAAAAGAGCACATCATAGGCGGTGACATCGAAGAGACCAAAATCTTGCTGCGGAAGAATCAGCAGGAAATCGGTCGCACGGTGGCAGAGGACGATATCGTTCCCGGGGACGTACACAGCATTGTTAAAGTCTTCATGACAGAGCCTACTGTTACCTACAGAAACCTAGAGAAAAGCGATATTGTTAAAGGTGACCTTAGCGCAGCCCTGGATTCACTGACCCAAGCTATCAATCAGAAAGTGGTGAtagagaaagaggaggtggtGAAGGGGGACATACCCACTACTTTGAGGTCTCTGGAGGAGGCCCAGCATCAAGCCAAAGAGATGGAAAAGCCGGAAATCGTCAGGGGAGACATCAGAAGTGCTCTCGAGTCACTGGAGAAATCCGCAAGCACTAAAATGGAAGTGACTGTAGAAGATTTAGTCCCAGGAGATATCAAAGGGACCCTGAAGTCCCTGGAGGACGCAAAGCAAGCTGTGAAAgaggtggaaaaagaggagATTGTCAAAGGAGACATCCACACCGCCATGCAAAGTTTACACGAGGCGTCGAATGAGAAGAAGATTTATCAGCATCAAGTGAGCGAACAGGGGGATGTTAAAGCCACCATCCAGCTCTTGCTAGAGCCGACAACATCTCCAAGAACACAGCGCAGGGGAAGCATTGAAGGAGATGTGAAAACATCCATAAAGTCTCTTTATGAAGGACAGGAGACAACACaggtggaaaaagaggaggTAGTAAAAGGGGATGTTCAAGGGGCGATAAAGTGTCTGATGCAAAGAAAACAGTATTCAAACCCGAAACGCATGCATCCTCCCAAGAAAGCAAAAGTGCCCGTGAAAAATCCATTACCTGCGAAGCAAGGGGAGCATGAATGCTTACATGAAGCTAAGAGTGAGAGTGTAGCAGTCAATCCAGCCCCCGCTGTGAAAAACCTTTCTCAGAGCGGTGAgtcacagaagcacacacagaggcacaatgAAAGCaaatcagtgaaaacacaggtaATAACCCAAGAGGGCCACTCTGTTACTGTAGCCAAAACAGACAATACTACAGGGGCCTCTCAACAGAAGAGCATAaaagagcagaaacagaaagctCTGCCCCCACAGAAAATACAAGCCCCTAAGCCTATTATGATAAAGAATAAACAAATGACTAATAATGATCAAACAGAGACTGGAGCAGCTGATGCGAGTGTGATGAAAGACAAGCAAAAGACATCACAGACGAGCGTTTCAAACAAGCAAATATGTGAAGCAAAGACAATCAAACAGGTGCAGACGACGGTGACGGAGAAAACCGTCGTGCATAAGCAGAACGTAACGGTGTCAGAGCAAACGTCGACGTCTCAAAAGCAAACGGAGAATAAGGCGCTCGCACAAAAGCAGAGCTTCAAAAATACGAAGAGCGATCACTCGAACCCCGGCGCGAGAGGGAAAGGTGCGATCAAAAAGGCAAAACCGGAGATTCacttcccccctcctccctcttcacCACCTCCGTCCTCGGAGTCtgagctctctctccctccaccgcCATCGCCAGTGCTGGAGACCCCGGCGTTCCCCTCATCCCGGCCTTATACCATGATGCAGGAGAGCGATCTCCCGCCCCCACCTCCGCCACCTCCCCCTCCCATGGAGTGTGTGAAGTCTGAGCCCGagtttttcccccctcctcctccacctcctccgccCCCATCCTCTGTAGGTGGACAAGattttctccctccacctccctcacAGCAAGAGCTTAATGCACTGCCTCAGCCTCCCCCTGCAAAGCTGGGGAAACCCATCGGCAGGCCTTTATTCAAAGTGCCCAAGCAGccagaaacacagaagcagcCCATACAAGTTAAACCCAAATGGCAGAAAAAGCAGCCaactcctcctccgcctccacctccacctcagcTCCCCCCTGAGCAAGAAACAACAGTGTCAACAGACCATAAAGAAGAAGCTAAGGTTCAGGAAGTGAAAAAGGGAATAACCCAGCAGCTcgaaacaagcaaacaaattcATTCTGAATCAACAGCAGTGtcagcaacaaaaacagcaaacatccCAGCTGTGAAACCGATGCAAAAAGAAGGCAAAGCGTTCGTCCCTCCCATCAAACTGCCTCCACCCCCCGACCCTGCTCCAGCCCCAAAGGCTAGACCTTACGCCCGCAAATTTAAAACCCCTCTCATGCTTGCGGAGGAAAAGTACCGCCAGCAAAGGATAGAGAAAGAGGAATTAGAGAAGAGTAAAGTCACAACTCCCACTTCTCCACCTGTTAATATGCTCGCCTCTGCTGCCAGTGCTGAGccctctgcagcacagagcacTGAGAAAGAAGTGGCCACGGAAGTGACAAAAGCAAAGATTGAAGAAGCAAAGACCATCTCCAAAGATGAAATATTGGCACAGCAGTCACCTGCCAAGAAAACTTCTTCCCAGATCCCTTTGAGCAGCAAGCCCTTGATCTCAGTGGTAAATAAGAAATCAGCCCCTGGATCTCCAAATGTGTCCTCACAAAAAAAGCACGTTGCCAGCGAGCATTCGTCTGAAAAAATACTTGCCTCAACCGACGCTGTTAAAAAGAGTCAAACGGCAGCCAAACATCAGACggtttctgtttctcagtctCATCATGAGGCTTCAAATACCGAAGTGCAGTCATGCTCCAGCGTGGTCACTTCTTCAGtcgcagagcagcagcagtttattAAGAAATCCAGCGCCAGGTCTATCACCGCCACACAGAGTGCTGTCCAGGAAAATGTATATCTTCAAAGCCAGGCTGCGGTCACATTGAAAGCTGAGGATGTAAAGAATATTAATGTGCCTCCGACACAGGAGGGGAAAATGAGTCCTTCTCAGCCCACTAAAATTCCAAAGGTAACTCCGAGTTTCAAGGTGAAAACCTTTAAGATGCcgatggagaagagagaggagaaatgtgACAGTTTGGGACAAAAGGAtgcaatgaaatgtgaaatgcatTTACAGCAAGAGAAAAGTAATGTGTCACAGAGAAGTGAAACAAAAGTGAGTCAGGAAAGCAGGGAGCTGACATCAGCAAGAgctgagatgaaaacagaaattaaagGAAGGGAGAAGAAAAGTCAGGTGACCCCACCTGCGAAGGAAGCTGAAGCAGAGGTTCACGTGAAAAAGGGAAAGCAGGTGCACAGAAATGAGACTGAGGTAAAGCTGTCACCATCTGTTACTGTTTTAATGCCCACGGTGACTAAGATAACATCTGCAGAAATTCATCAAGGACAAGGCCAGGTATCTGTCTCCCACAGTCAGCAGAGCATGAAGACAGAGCACATTCAGAGACACGAGGAGGCGGTCGTGACCGAGAGCGGGGTCCGGCAGAGCCTTCAGAGGCAAGAGGCTGCTCAGACGCAAgcacagcaaataaaacaacaagcagtggaaacaaataaaatgcagatgAAGGTAGGAAAGTCAAAAGGTGAGGCTAAATACGTGTCTGTGAAAGGAACAGAGAAAATGACCCATGAAGATGAAGCCCGTTCAGAAGAAATCACAGATTTAgagaaatgtaatgtaatgcagaAGCTGCTCACTCAGCTGAGAGACCTCGAGGGCACGCCGAGCAAAATGGACTCCAACGGCGTCAGGATGATTATAAGCGAAATCCCTGAATGGGTGATGGGCTCGGATGAGAAAAAGAATTTAAGTGAAATTGCTAAACAGCAAAGTAAGAAAAAGTTGAAAGAGATGGCGGTCTATATGAAAAATATTATTCAAACAAAGCTCACGTTCTTGGAGGAGACCTTGACAGCCGTGGAAAAGCAGGGAGAAGACGAAAAAGAAGACGCGCCACCGCCGGTGCCCCCGAAACCAGACAAGAGGGTTTTCAGTTCAGCAACTGCAAAGATATCAAAGGTGAATATCGGTTTGTCCAAAACAGAAACGAAGGTGGTGGAAGAGAAAAAGTCCCTTCAAGAAAGCAAAGTGCATCAGGAGCTGAGTGAGGCGGCTGACCGCAGAGTGTCCTCTCCATTAGCGAGCATCCGCACTCCATCACCCACTTTCATTAGTATCGAATCGAGGAGGGTAGACTCGCCGCTCAGAGTGACACCCTCTCCTCCGCCCTACAAATCTGTCGGGACACCTCCGCCGCCTCCCCGCAAGTCGTACACGCCCACGTCCACCTTCAGCAGGGCCACGCCGTCCCCCACCCTGAGCCGCTCGGAGAAGCTGATGAAGCTGAGGGATACCACCTCGAAGCTCTCTCGCGGCCTGACCCCCCCACCTCCCATGCCAGTACCCGAGTGTTTTGCAGCTGAAAGAGAGCAGCCATCCCCTTTTAGCGACAGGGAGACTCCCATAGAGAAAAACGAGCAGGGATTGGTGGATGTCACAGAAATGGTGGACTCCATGATGACAGTCAAGGACAAAAAGTCTTTCTTTGAGGAGGCACAGAAGGCTGAGGTGAACAGGACCTACATCCGGAAGGATCCCATTGATATCCCCGAACGTCTGGGACCTGATACGGAGGAAGTCGCCGAAACTGTGACTGTAGATCTTCTGAAAGAAGACCTCCCAAAAGTTGACCTGTCTAAGCTGGTAAACAGATTTGAATCTCCGAAACCGAGAGTCTACGCCAGAAAAGAGCCGATTGTCATCGCAGAAAGGCTGGGGAGCGATACGGAGgatgcagaggcagaggcacatCCCACAAGGACCGAAGAAATCCCGACGCTCAACGTTAAAGCGATAAAGGATGTGTTTGAGACGGGAGAGCACAGTTCTCAGGCTGCCCGAGAGCTGAGAGAGCAAATAGAGAGGAGAGAGCCTGAGTCGGCCTATTCCGAGCCGGTGGGTCACTCTGAAATGACATCAGTCACCGAGCAATTCTGCAGCGTTGACGACTTTGGAAACATGACAAGGGAGATGAGGAGTGAGATGCATTCTGGGAGCTCTCTGACCCGCGGTAACCCTCCCTCCTACGCCGACGTGGTGAGAGGCAAAGTTCCGACGGTCGCCGTGCCCCCCGAGGCCTCCACGGAGGAGCTGCTGAGAAACTTCCAGCAGTCGTGGGCTGAGAGCCAAGGAGTTTTCCAGAACCTGGGCTTCAGTGTCACGGAGCAGAGGACTTCACAGATCGTAACACACCAGCAGGAGACTGTCGTGACGG aaAATTCGAATTCCAGAGTCCGAACTGTGCAGGGTGTGTCGGAAGAGGGTGTACCCCATGGAATCGCTGATCGCAGACAAACAAAACTTCCATAA